The proteins below are encoded in one region of Oncorhynchus tshawytscha isolate Ot180627B linkage group LG04, Otsh_v2.0, whole genome shotgun sequence:
- the LOC112248611 gene encoding single-stranded DNA-binding protein 2 isoform X2 has protein sequence MPVGPVPPGFFQSFMSPRYPGGPRPPLRIPNQAMGVHGNQPMLPSGMDPTRQQGHPNMGGPMQRMTPPRGMVPLAPQNYGGGMRPPLNALVGPGMPGMNMGPGGGRPWPNPQNTNSIPYSSASPGSYVGPPGGGGPPGTPIMPSPADSTNSGDNIYTMINTVPPGGNRPNFPMGAGADGPMGGMAGMEPHHMNGSLGSGDMDSLPKNSPGNLSMSNQPGTPRDDGEMGGNFLNPFQNESYSPNMTMSV, from the exons ATGCCAGTGGGTCCTGTACCTCCAGGATTcttccag TCGTTCATGTCACCTCGTTATCCTGGTGGGCCCAGACCTCCCCTCAGAATACCTAATCAG GCAATGGGGGTCCATGGTAACCAGCCTATGCTACCCAGCGGAATGGACCCCACAAGACAGCAAG GGCATCCAAATATGGGCGGGCCCATGCAGCGAATGACTCCACCCAGAGGGATGGTCCCTCTTGCGCCACAG AACTACGGTGGAGGGATGAGACCTCCTCTAAATGCACTCGTTGGCCCTGGGATGCCTGGCATGAACAT ggGACCTGGTGGGGGTAGACCGTGGCCAAATCCTCAAAACACCAACTCA atCCCCTACTCCTCTGCGTCTCCAGGAAGTTATGTG GGTCCGCCGGGAGGAGGGGGGCCACCTGGTACTCCAATAATGCCCAGCCCAGcag ACTCGACTAACTCCGGTGACAACATATACACCATGATCAACACAGTCCCCCCTGGTGGAAACAGACCAAAT TTTCCAATGGGTGCCGGTGCAGACGGTCCAATGGGAGGGATGGCAGGAATGGAGCCACATCACATGAATGGATCGCTAG GGTCTGGTGACATGGATAGCCTCCCTAAG AACTCTCCTGGTAACCTGAGTATGAGTAACCAGCCGGGGACCCCCAGAGATGATGGCGAGATGGGGGGCAACTTCCTCAACCCATTTCAGAACGAGAGT tatTCTCCAAACATGACGATGAGTGTGTGA